One part of the uncultured Celeribacter sp. genome encodes these proteins:
- a CDS encoding transglutaminase family protein: MLYDVRLTIDYNYAAASDRTRNLLRLLPADVAGVQRVLSRQLTISPLPDERRDGIDFFRNTISAVAWHRPIASLSLSLEARIDRPDVAPRLDFSTSFEALRADIDAHANLAPDAPHHFATSSPLVTLTPEMTDYARGCVQPGMTALEVVEAVGGALHRDMRFDPDATDVDTPPEVAFQNRHGVCQDFAHIMIAALRGVGIPAGYVSGFLRTFPPPGQPRLEGADAMHAWVRAWVGAKTGWIEFDPTNDQYAGHDYITVGYGRDYGDVAPVRGALRSAGAQTSQQAVDVVPLDTPAETPDTQPTENGMDVQA; this comes from the coding sequence ATGCTGTATGATGTCCGCCTGACCATCGATTACAATTATGCTGCCGCCTCGGATCGGACGCGCAACCTATTGCGGCTTCTGCCTGCCGATGTGGCGGGGGTGCAGCGCGTGTTGTCGCGCCAATTGACGATTTCGCCGCTGCCGGATGAACGCCGCGATGGGATCGATTTTTTCCGCAATACGATCAGCGCGGTGGCTTGGCATCGGCCGATCGCCAGCCTGTCGCTGTCGCTCGAAGCGCGCATCGATCGTCCGGATGTAGCACCGCGGCTGGATTTCTCGACATCGTTTGAAGCCCTGCGCGCGGACATTGACGCGCATGCGAACCTTGCCCCAGACGCGCCGCATCATTTCGCGACAAGTTCGCCTCTGGTGACCCTGACCCCCGAGATGACGGACTACGCGCGGGGCTGCGTGCAGCCGGGCATGACCGCCCTGGAGGTGGTCGAGGCGGTGGGGGGCGCCCTGCACCGGGATATGCGGTTTGACCCGGACGCCACGGATGTGGACACGCCACCGGAAGTGGCGTTCCAGAACCGGCATGGTGTCTGTCAGGACTTCGCCCATATCATGATTGCCGCCCTGCGCGGTGTCGGAATCCCTGCGGGCTATGTCTCTGGGTTTCTGCGCACCTTCCCGCCGCCGGGGCAGCCGCGTCTGGAAGGGGCGGATGCCATGCATGCCTGGGTGCGGGCCTGGGTCGGTGCGAAAACCGGATGGATCGAATTCGATCCGACCAACGACCAATATGCCGGGCACGACTATATCACTGTTGGCTATGGCCGGGATTACGGTGATGTGGCGCCGGTGCGCGGCGCGTTGCGGTCAGCCGGTGCTCAGACGAGCCAACAGGCAGTGGACGTTGTGCCGCTGGACACGCCGGCAGAAACCCCTGACACCCAACCCACAGAAAACGGGATGGATGTTCAGGCGTAG